In Zingiber officinale cultivar Zhangliang chromosome 3B, Zo_v1.1, whole genome shotgun sequence, a single window of DNA contains:
- the LOC122056711 gene encoding uncharacterized protein LOC122056711 isoform X2, giving the protein MDMETEPRAKPLSYKIKAMSRESPSQKASNVLDPDLRTHWSTGTNTKEWILLELDEACLLSQIRIYNKSVLEWEITVGLRFKPDTFLKVRPRCEAPRREMIYPMNHTPCRYVRISCLRGNPIAIFFIQLVGVTVTGLEPEFQPIANYLLPNIVSHKHDCQDIHLQLLQDVAKHLLFFLPQLETDLTNFSDAAETSIRFFAMLAGPFYPILHLSSERNASTTLLCLSDLDASKSNPSSTLTVSSNFEAQPRRSRSPPFPEIASSSIVFRPDSVIALLRKAYKDSYLGIVCRKASKAIHRLMETSKLSGEGSYVDDSTLSSVSEEIVKSEANSHVELTDYSTLFGPELKLPDDQWDASYLNVLDVAAVEEGILHVLFGCASQPLLCCKLADSNSNFGPIFPLIQALLPALRPPISSPLDQVDDSFSQWKHPSVHRALSQIMTMSSSSVYHPLLHACAGYLSSFLSSHAKAACVLIDLCSGPLSPWIPTITAKVDLAIELIEDLLGVIQNAPQSIARARSALKYILLAISGHVDDVLAKYKEHKHRLLFLFEMLEPFLYPLIAGKRNTISLLDASSHLAKQENCFIALNIIRTALQRPAILPSVESEWRRGSVGPSVLLSVLVPQFPLPLDIDICKFSNPKVASQDSFSVSSPSISCSPDEANGKNDVNEAAAKKNAFEDADLLFVPIELTQAVLTSTSNYLAEDNVNLNSDCSNNEAKKISKNNFQLNTGFFADYFYSQADYLQLVNHQDSVFRASEFERLASDFCSEVNRTPESHEAIIDALLLAAECHVNPFFMMSYGCNSKLVNELKTVESSLKENSGVIELNKGLKNNVDLETIAHLERKRDLTVLQILLRAAKLNIEFLNNLSLSQPQLDDPQDNEQVVQISTLDTESVDAVTFVRQNQTILCCFIVGQLRREQQSSHETLLHSLLFLLHSATELSCPPEVVIDIILHSAEKLNLEVTSLYMQVNTGNRVTETEKLHRLQRRWTLLQKLVIASSGNGEMDHICGVHSGFMYRNLVPPFSWTQKISRFASSTLPLARFLGWLAVSRNAKQCLKEHLSLVSDLSEISSILSIFADELALTENLQNRKADTALLHPLDTKKHLQLDKDFESSNQLDAQLSFQVLFPHLHMFFPNMRSQFGEFGEIILQAVGWQLKCLPSSVVPDLLCWFADLCLWPYLKTLKGHLCVAKDANSLKGYAARNAKAVLLYVLESIIVEHMEALTHEMPRVAHILMSFCRAPYCDVAFLDSVLSLLGPLISYFLRIICINEKHLSEASLEEDFELSNFEELFSNIKCRKGSNGLTEEKNIHGPLMIVILGHLFPDLSFRRKKEVIESLLLWVDFTTSEPIPFIYDYICAFQKFINSCLILVTLVLKSFGFHHRANSKQSTEGGQKIRTDNALNYETDSLELPDYDINRSSETYDSVGIDAGVEVVHSLSADEVEEFTNLLEKFISGLFPAVEASWKVHHKLATRLTFTSAKCLLLSKFLYYFIHDKSREGDDGGIHQTSLNDHSSKYWVKALEGLIETVSSSQANHCWQVALVMLDFLFKLPKNISFFTVVSPVCVLIKKFCCHAPKISWRLQSDKWISYLFERGIDNLSGNEATLVDLFCTLLGHSEPEQRAVALQHLGRIIGLNNFNSLIELPYSVKQSLIQSQSLGTIPDSVISILVTQTWDRVTVVALSDPSMLLRTHAMVLLLAFLPFAERKQVQSILVATDSILRGVGKINNSVETGELTRLSLHILASACLYSPAEDITLVPETVWRNLEKMGTSKTGMLNDLEKSLCSALCKLRCESDDAKLALQELLSSGSAWKQTDPKFTTIRESILQVLSSLTSIQSYFDFFSERVVLQAQELEEAEIEVELLKKEVASEDASASQLEVDTSQTTEKENNRLQQIKDEVRSLERAKIREEVVARRQKKLLMRHTRQKRLEEAALREMELLQELDRERNSKVERDVERQRELELERARTRELQYNLDMEKERQIQKEIQRELEQVESGVRPSRREFSSNPNSRSRERYRDRDDGRSRQEANIKSSNRGHDGGTSQTTLAVSAGAPSGPTVVLTGSRIYTGQPLTILQSRDRSSERAPSYEDSIEGNRDSGDTSSIGDSELGLAFDGSPGGFGSAPRHGSRGSKSRSIVERRERDGRREGKWERKHS; this is encoded by the exons CCTGACACATTTTTAAAAGTTCGTCCACGTTGTGAAGCTCCAAGAAGAGAGATGATATATCCGATGAACCATACACCATGTCGTTATGTGAGGATATCTTGTTTGCGAGGAAACCCAATAGCTATATTTTTTATCCAG CTAGTAGGAGTGACCGTCACTGGACTAGAACCAGAGTTTCAACCTATAGCTAATTACTTGCTACCAAATATTGTATCACATAAGCATGATTGTCAGGATATCCATCTTCAG CTGCTTCAAGATGTGGCAAAGCATCTGTTGTTTTTTCTTCCTCAACTTGAG ACAGATCTTACCAATTTCTCTGATGCTGCAGAGACTAGCATACGTTTTTTTGCAATGCTTGCTGGTCCATTTTATCCAATTCTCCATCTTTCTAGTGAAAG GAATGCTTCAACTACATTGCTTTGTTTGTCTGATTTAGATGCATCTAAAAGTAACCCATCATCTACTTTGACAGTGTCATCGAACTTTGAG GCACAACCCAGGCGATCACGCAGTCCACCCTTTCCTGAAATTGCTTCTAGCTCTATAGTGTTTCGACCTGATTCTGTCATAGCCCTGTTAAGGAAAGCTTACAAGGATTCTTATCTTGGAATTGTTTGCCGTAAA GCCTCAAAGGCAATACACAGGCTTATGGAGACAAGTAAGCTCTCAGGGGAAGGAAGCTATGTTGATGACTCCACTTTATCTTCAGTTTCTGAGGAGATTGTCAAGAGTGAAGCCAACAGTCATGTTGAGCTAACTGATTACTCAACCTTGTTTGGGCCAGAACTTAAATTACCTGATGACCAATGGGATGCTTCTTACTTGAATGTGTTGGATGTTGCTGCAGTTGAAGAAGGCATTCTCCATGTCCTATTTGGATGTGCTTCACAA CCTCTCCTATGTTGCAAATTGGCAGACAGTAATTCAAATTTTGGCCCCATTTTCCCACTGATACAAGCTCTGCTTCCAG CACTTCGCCCTCCAATCAGCAGCCCCCTTGATCAAGTTGATGACAGTTTTTCACAGTGGAAACATCCTTCTGTGCATCGCGCTCTTTCTCAG ATAATGACTATGTCATCATCATCAGTATATCATCCTCTTCTTCATGCTTGTGCGGGATACCTGTCTTCTTTTCTATCATCTCAT GCAAAAGCAGCTTGTGTGCTTATTGATCTATGTTCCGGACCTTTATCACCATGGATACCTACAATTACTGCAAAG GTTGATCTTGCAATTGAACTCATAGAGGACCTCTTGGGTGTTATTCAG AATGCTCCCCAATCTATTGCTCGTGCTCGCTCTGCACTGAAGTATATCTTGTTGGCCATCTCTGGACATGTGGATGATGTGCTAGCAAAATATAAG GAACATAAACATAGGCTGCTGTTTCTTTTTGAGATGCTAGAGCCTTTCCTCTATCCTTTGATTGCTGGAAAAAGGAATACAATTTCTTTGTTAGATGCTTCTTCACATTTGGCAAAACAGGAGAACTGTTTCATTGCACTCAATATTATACGCACAGCTTTGCAAAGGCCTGCTATTCTCCCTTCAGTCGAATCTGAGTGGAGACGTGGATCGGTTGGACCAAG TGTGCTTCTTTCTGTTCTGGTTCCACAGTTTCCATTACCATTAGACATTGACATTTGCAAATTTTCAAATCCCAAAGTTGCTAGTCAAGATTCTTTCTCTGTTTCTTCTCCTAGCATTTCCTGTAGTCCTGATGAGGCTAATGGAAAGAATGATGTAAATGAAGCCGCGGCAAAAAAGAATGCGTTTGAAGATGCTGACCTATTGTTTGTCCCTATTGAATTGACACAAGCTGTGTTGACAAGTACTTCCAACTATCTTGCCGAGGACAATGTGAATTTGAATTCTGATTGCAGCAATAATGAGGCAAAAAAGATATCAAAGAACAATTTTCAGTTGAATACTGGTTTCTTTGCTGATTACTTCTATTCACAGGCAGATTATCTGCAACTTGTGAATCATCAAGATTCAGTATTTCGGGCTTCAGAATTTGAACGGTTGGCATCCGACTTCTGTTCAGAGGTCAACAGAACACCAGAAAGCCATGAAGCTATAATAGATGCATTGCTCTTAGCTGCAGAGTGTCATGTCAATCCATTTTTTATGATGTCTTATGGATGTAACTCGAAACTTGTCAATGAGTTGAAAACGGTTGAATCTAGTTTAAAGGAAAACAGTGGAGTAATTGAGTTAAATAAGGGCCTGAAAAATAATGTAGATCTGGAGACCATAGCTCATCTTGAAAGGAAAAGGGACTTAACTGTTCTACAAATTTTACTCCGTGCTGCTAAActtaatattgaatttttgaataatttGTCACTTTCTCAACCTCAGTTAGATGATCCTCAAGATAATGAACAGGTTGTGCAAATATCAACATTGGACACTGAATCAGTTGATGCAGTAACATTTGTTAGACAGAATCAGACAATACTATGTTGTTTTATAGTTGGACAATTGAGAAGGGagcaacaatcatcacatgaaaCCCTTCTACATAGTCTCCTCTTTCTACTTCATTCTGCAACTGAGTTATCTTGTCCTCCTGAGGTTGTAATTGACATCATACTGCACTCAGCTGAAAAACTTAATCTAGAAGTTACATCTTTGTACATGCAAGTGAACACCGGAAATAGAGTGACCGAAACAGAAAAGTTGCACAGATTGCAAAGGCGTTGGACCCTTCTTCAAAAATTGGTGATAGCATCTTCTGGCAATGGGGAGATGGATCACATTTGTGGAGTCCATAGTGGTTTTATGTACAGAAATTTAGTCCCACCTTTCTCGTGGACTCAGAAAATATCTAGATTTGCAAGTTCTACATTACCCCTTGCAAGATTTCTAGGATGGCTTGCGGTTTCTCGAAATGCCAAGCAATGCTTGAAGGAACACCTGTCTCTTGTCTCTGATCTTTCTGAAATTTCATCGATATTGTCAATTTTTGCCGATGAGTTGGCACTTACTGAAAATTTACAGAACAGGAAAGCTGATACAGCACTATTACATCCATTGGACACCAAAAAACACTTGCAACTTGATAAAGATTTTGAATCCTCTAATCAGTTAGACGCTCAACTATCCTTCCAAGTACTTTTTCCTCACCTGCATATGTTCTTTCCGAACATGAGAAGCCAGTTTGGTGAGTTTGGAGAGATTATTTTGCAAGCTGTTGGGTGGCAACTCAAATGTCTTCCTTCCAGTGTCGTGCCTGATTTACTCTGCTGGTTTGCTGATTTGTGTTTGTGGCCATATCTCAAAACATTAAAAGGCCATCTTTGTGTTGCAAAAGATGCTAACTCTTTGAAAGGTTATGCTGCTAGAAATGCTAAAGCAGTTCTCCTTTATGTGCTTGAATCAATTATTGTTGAACACATGGAGGCATTAACACATGAAATGCCCAGGGTAGCTCATATATTGATGTCATTTTGTAGAGCCCCATATTGTGATGTTGCTTTTCTTGACTCTGTTCTCTCTCTATTGGGGCCACTAATTTCCTACTTTCTGCGGATAATTTGCATCAATGAGAAGCACTTGTCTGAAGCATCACTTGAAGAGGACTTTGAGTTGTCAAACTTTGAAGAACTGTTTAGCAATATTAAGTGTAGAAAGGGATCTAATGGGCTTACTGAAGAGAAGAACATTCATGGACCTTTGATGATTGTCATTTTAGGTCATCTGTTCCCTGATCTGTCCTTCAGGAGGAAAAAAGAAGTAATAGAGTCTTTGTTATTGTGGGTTGATTTTACTACTTCAGAGCCCATACCTTTTATCTATGATTATATCTGTGCTTTTCAGAAATTCATTAATAGTTGTCTAATTTTAGTAACGTTAGTTCTGAAGTCATTTGGTTTCCATCACCGAGCCAATAGTAAACAGTCAACTGAAGGGGGTCAAAAAATCAGAACTGATAATGCCTTAAATTATGAGACCGATTCACTAGAACTTCCTGATTATGATATAAACAGGTCGTCTGAAACATATGACAGTGTTGGCATTGATGCTGGTGTTGAAGTGGTCCATAGTCTCTCTGCTGATGAAGTTGAGGAATTCACGAACTTACTAGAGAAGTTCATTTCTGGGCTTTTTCCAGCTGTTGAAGCTAGTTGGAAAGTGCATCATAAGTTGGCAACAAGGCTAACATTTACATCAGCCAAATGCTTATTATTGTCAAAATTCTTGTATTACTTCATTCATGACAAAAGTAGGGAAGGGGATGATGGCGGCATACATCAAACCAGTTTAAATGACCATTCATCTAAATACTGGGTGAAAGCTCTTGAAGGACTTATAGAAACTGTCTCATCAAGTCAAGCTAATCATTGTTGGCAAGTAGCACTGGTCATGCTTGATTTCCTATTCAAGTTACCTAAGAACATTAGCTTTTTCACTGTTGTCTCTCCTGTATGCGTTTTGATCAAGAAGTTCTGTTGTCATGCACCAAAAATTTCATGGCGTTTGCAGAGTGATAAATGGATTTCATATTTATTTGAAAGGGGAATTGATAATCTTAGTGGAAATGAGGCTACATTAGTGGACTTATTCTGCACATTGCTGGGTCATTCAGAACCAGAACAACGAGCTGTTGCATTGCAGCATCTTGGAAGAATTATTGGCCTGAACAACTTTAATAGTTTGATTGAACTTCCTTATTCAGTTAAACAAAGTCTGATTCAATCTCAATCGCTAGGGACTATTCCTGATTCTGTAATTTCCATTTTGGTTACACAGACATGGGATAGAGTGACTGTGGTAGCACTGTCAGACCCTTCAATGTTGTTGAGGACACATGCAATGGTTCTGTTACTAGCCTTCCTTCCTTTTGCTGAGAGAAAGCAAGTGCAATCCATTCTTGTAGCCACTGATTCCATTCTTAGAGGTGTAGGCAAAATAAACAATTCAGTGGAAACGGGTGAGTTGACAAGGCTTTCATTGCATATTCTAGCAAGTGCATGTCTTTATTCTCCTGCGGAGGACATTACTTTAGTACCTGAAACTGTTTGGAGAAACCTGGAGAAAATGGGAACGTCAAAAACAG gaatGCTTAATGACTTGGAAAAAAGTTTGTGCTCAGCTTTGTGTAAGCTTAGATGTGAATCTGACGATGCGAAACTG GCTTTACAAGAGCTACTGTCATCTGGCTCCGCTTGGAAACAAACTGATCCTAAATTCACAACCATTCGGGAGTCTATTCTTCag GTGCTGTCATCTCTGACTTCCATCCAATCCTACTTTGACTTTTTCTCGGAGAGAGTTGTTCTGCAGGCTCAG GAACTTGAAGAAGCTGAAATTGAAGTAGAGCTTCTTAAAAAAGAAGTAGCATCTGAGGATGCATCTGCCTCTCAGCTAGAAGTTGACACATCACAAACta CTGAGAAGGAGAATAATCGTCTTCAACAAATTAAGGATGAAGTTAGATCATT AGAGAGGGCTAAAATTAGAGAAGAAGTGGTAGCCCGCAGACAAAAAAAGCTTCTAATGAGACATACTCGCCAAAAACGCTTAGAAGAGGCAGCTTTGAGGGAAATGGAACTTCTTCAAGAACTTGACAG AGAGAGGAACAGCAAAGTGGAGCGGGATGTTGAGAGACAGCGGGAGTTGGAGCTTGAACGTGCAAGAACTAGGGAATTACAATACAATCTTGATATGGAAAAGGAAAGGCAGATACAG aAAGAGATTCAAAGGGAACTGGAGCAGGTCGAGTCTGGTGTTCGTCCTTCCCGTAGAGAATTTTCATCTAATCCGAACAG TCGGTCTAGGGAAAGATATCGTGACAGAGACGATGGCAGATCTAGACAAGAAGCAAACATAAAATCCAGCAACAGAGGCCATGATGGTGGAACTTCCCAGACAACATTAGCAGTCTCTGCTGGAGCACCTTCAGGACCAACTGTAGTTCTCACCGGATCTCGAATATATACAGGTCAACCTCTGACAATTTTGCAGTCGAGGGATCGTTCATCAGAACGTGCTCCAAGTTACGAAGACAGCATTGAGGGGAACAGGGATTCAGGTGATACAAGCAGCATTGGTGACTCTGAGCTAGGCTTGGCCTTTGATGGATCACCTGGTGGCTTTGGCTCAGCTCCCAGACACGGATCACGAGGGAGCAAGTCAAGGTCGATTGTCGAACGGAGAGAACGGGATGGAAGGCGAGAAGGAAAGTGGGAAAGAAAACACTCTTGA